agaatCATGGACAGTCCGAATGAAAGTGAACATGAGTCAGTTGcaatcattgattttttaaaatcaagaggGTTGAACAAAGACTCATTGcataaaataaaagatgaaaagGTACGTTGTTTCAATTAGTATTTTGATAGACATAAAAACTTGTGCATTACCAAACTTTGTTACATAAGACTTCTATTTCGGTATATATCATCTGAATAATCCATATACTTACACATGTGCAGTGTATACCATGTGTAACCTGCAGTGACATCATTGTTTTACAAAGTTTCATAgaagtttattgtttatatattatttttagggTGGGGTTGGGGAGGACTCAAATTGCCAGCACATTTATGATATATTCgaaattaaatttctattttttgaaacttgatagtaatttgaatttaaatacttgcttgattatattgtttattactTTTGGAAGTATGTCACAATATGTAGGGTTCCCATACGATCTTAAATAGTCAGATATAAAGTGATgaaatgtaataattttaataaaaggtATATGGCATTTTGAGAGTTGTTGCAAAGTTTGTGCCtattttaacgataaaatgctTTCTATTATAACTCACGCGGGATATGATCATTGCAGAACAAAATTACATAatccgcgttagcgggttacgtatttttctgcaatgttgccaccttcatatcccgcattaatcatcaaagaaagcattttattgcttatatttatatttctcaTTTAGCACATTAatgaattgattgtaaaaagtaagttaaattaactaatttactgtaaataatgattatttcgtgcatttagtgattttttcctTAGATAGCTGTAGGTTTTGaacaatcgataaacggggcgtgtataTTTCGATCTGGATGTTTCTATAGAGATGTGAATTAAGTATAAGTTTTcataagaaatagagagaatcaCACTCGGtagatttaaatatatatgttaaaatctttgcAATGTGTAATTATATATCACTACAATTCATTTGGATTGCCggcgcgctaggttccgttcgttaTCGAGAGCAAGGTTTTAAAGCCTAGATTGCCATGCTTAGCGCGCTGGAgtgaatgaattttaatgtgctttataatcaaatatttacattttcaagtgtCTTTGCCTGTTATAACTctacgtatcaattttgtattatgtatttcacatgacgccaaattgaggcgccagcgaggtttgcttattcatatttaaatatttaattgtacgatgacttaaaattatataaaaaaataaatttgcttttattttaggaataaggaatcattctttgaatattatgaggtgataattttggtcggggcgtgatcaaatctttcataaagcccgatcaaaattatcacctcataatactcaaagaatggcTCCTTATTCTTAAATCAAagcaaattcatatatatatatatatatatatatatatatatatatatatatatatatatatatatatatatatatatatatatatatatatatatatatttatatatatatatatatatatataatgtctAACATATTGCCACAGTAAAAATATTGTCGATTGTGCATGTTACAATCTGGATATCATTTTTTGTATGCACCATTCTAACCTCCGGATACACCCTTCCACTAAGGTGAACAAAAATTcccatgttttttaaaaaatgttttagtcataaaaataattatacaactattttatgttttgtgtgtaacaacattttaaatttctttacagatAGACTTTGCAACATTTATCGATTTAAGCGACGAGCAACTAAAAACAATCATTCCTGTGACTCTTGGTGACTTGCATGCTACAAAAAGATTTTGTTctgatgcattaaaaaaaaaccaaaaagcaAGATGTACATCACTGATCAAAAAATGGAAGAGGAAAACAAAAGCCGCAATGAAACTGAAAACGGACAAATCTGACAGTACGACAGGGAGTGACGATGATGGCCAACCCGATCGTCGACGTATAAAATTAGTTGGAAATCAAAATGCTTCAAAGATGGAGAGGAAACTAGAACTAGGATGGTTTGATTATGATTTTAAGAGTATGGAGTATCATCAGGTGAAAACATTAATCAAAGGAGGTGGTACTAGAGGTGTAAGTGCTCTTAAAACATGGAAACCCAAGGATATTCTAGAACATgggaaaaaaatcttctttccaAAAGGTGTTTCTAAACGAGGAAAACTGTCCGATTTTAACTTTGAATTGAGGGACTTTTCAGCGCAAGCAATTCCCAGTGAATCAACAGTTGGAGATATGTATGAGTCCACTGATGTAAAAATGCTGCGGTACTACATATTTACCAAACGAAAGGCGGATCAGTGTTACGATTCTGACGAAATGCatttaccaaaattaaaatcttcaaaaaacttAAAAGCCAAAAACAGAGTATATTCCGATGATGAGGACAGTTTACCTGAGTTAGAACTTTCAGCAAGGAAACTCCAAACGTCTGATGAAGGAAAATCGCCCAATTCGCCAGGCTTTGAGTTAACCAAAGGAAAAACTACGCCTACTTTGAGGATTTTCCATACCGTTGAGGAGAAACATCTGTATAGCTTGCCAGATTTGGAGATACCTGTAGAAAATACTACACCACCTCCGGGTAAACCTCAGTCAAATGTTGAACGACACTTGCAGAAAAGTGATACATCAGCGGTTTTTGGTCCAGATGGGCCATCAACGTCAACGACATACATGATTGTTGACAAAGATGTAAATTTTCGTCTTACAGACGAAAATGCTAATGTTGTGACTGTGAACAATCCATCAGAACTAGTGTCTTTTTACATAGGCAACTATGGCTCAGAGGATATTACTTTACCATTGGATTTTGCGATCGAAAATATCGGAGAAGATCTTGCTATTTCGTCATACACATCAGTTTCAACCGCTCGGAAAGTAAGATTCCATCAAGGGAACACGTACCAAGAGTTGATTGACCATTACAAAAATAAAGACTTCAGTATAGATGTGGATGAAAACCTTTGCAAAATTGAGCGGGTATTACCCAATGGAGAAACTGAGAAGGGTGAAGGTATTGGGCTACTAAGGGATATCTTCACCGAGTTCTGGGATGGATTTTATTCCAAATGCAATGGGCATGATGTTAAGATACCCGTTCTTAGACATAATATGGGTGAGGAAGAATGGAAATCAGTCGGTAGAATTATCGTAGAGGGATACGCACTGATGGATTATTTTCCAATAAAATTAGCTAAACCATTATTTGAAGATGCCCTCTTTGGGGAGAGTCGAGCAGATCTAATAGAAGAATATCTTCATACTGTATCCCCTGTGGAGCAAACGGTCCTAAGAAGTGCTATGGacagttttaaagatgtcgACTTCGAGGAGCTTTGTGACATACTGAGTTCCCACGATTGTCTTAAACTGCCAACATCTGAAAACATTAGAGGAATTATCAAGGAAATTTCTCACAAAGAAATTCTGCAGGAACCAAAGTTTGTAATAGAATGTTGGAAACCAGTCTTTCAAACAGCTCTGCATATCACAAGTTCAAAGCTTGACGAGATCTATGACAAAAAAAGCCCACAGTGAAAAAATTGCTGCAACTCATGAAATTTCCCTCAGACATGGATTTCATTCAACAAACAACAGCAAACCATTTAAAGCGATTTGTTAGAAGCTTGGACAAACAGTCCCTAGAAGCATTTATCAGATTCTGTACCGGTTCAAATATACTTGGGGCGGACATAAGTATTGAATTCAACAAAATGAGTGGCTTTGGAAGAAGACCTATCGCACGGACCTGTGGTTGTGTGCTTTCAATTCAAACAACATATGACAGTTTTACAGAAAGGAGAGAGGAGTTTAATAACATTCTGTCAAGCAATGTGTGGGAAATGGGATATGTTTAAATTATGCAATTTAAATTTGTAGGGATCGTACCTGAACCAAGTGTGAGAACGCTCACTTTTTCTCGTAAATTTTCCCTAAAAGGGCAATAGTATTCTATGATATTTTTGTTGCTACTGGAATTTACCAAAAGTTTTGTTTGGAAATTACATAACATTGTGATTGAAACTGTCAATATCAGTTTTTTGCattgaaattaatattgttttcaGAAAGACTTTTAATTTAGTTTTCGTATGGTTTAAAAAGAATGAACACATTagtttaatcttttttattttgtgttttgcagtacatatttttttaaagaagacaatggaaaaaagaaattttgcattttattgtatttgcTTTTTTAGAAGTTAAGGTAgacaaataaaatgtttaaaatttcagaTGAGTGCTGCAACAGAGACAAAAAACAGTTTTGTATATGTGTTTTAGTTGTTTTCCCTAAATGGGCAATGGTattctatgggttttttttgttgcgATTGGATTTTACCAAGAGTTTTGTTTGGAAATTACATGATATTGTGATTAAAACTGACAATATCAGTTAATTGCAGTGAAATgaatcttttttctcaaaaaccattctTAACAACATCACTCATTGATATTGTAAAATCATTATCTATATGTTGGTTTATGTACAATCGTCAGAGAGGATGGTTGCTTTTTTTTCCATGgtttcaaaaagaaaagaataaatacatttgtttttctttactttgtgtttctctttattttttcagagaGGACAATTGAAAAAGTTCATGGTAATGTAAATGATCTTTAATTATATGATGCATGAATTCAGAGAAAACCCCAATTTGTTATAGTCGCTTAAGGTAATTCTGAATAAAAACTCCACAACGaatagaaaaaaacaatttgtatcTTAAAAAACGATAAATGGTATACAATtccaatgtaaacaattttaatttttttctttcaaaatccTGATACagtaaatgattttattgtttgcATTACATATGTCGTTTCATTACTCATCTAAAAAATCAGTAAAACGCTTGcttaataaaatagtgcaattgcttttaatttagtttaaagttgaattaatttgtcattttttttttaaaaaaagcacaTATCATACTACAGTAATTCAGCATTTCGTACTCTTAATACTTTGATTCTTCTTACCAAAACACggaataaattttaaacccgCTACCGACCTGAATACAGtcactatttttaataaaaatgtgttaattccTATCACCATAATTATAACTCACTCTGCAATTTACTGTGAATAGACCTATAAAACTAAATCTCTCgtaatgcatgtaaaaaccaAAACAACCTACATAATCTCACCGTTGACTAGCAAGCCTATTATGAAAATGCACTGAAGCATAGAAATGTCAAGCTTTTTTCGCTCACCAATATTTCTTAGTATTCGATAATCTTCAACCAACGCTATAATGTTGGTATATTATAGTATTGGATGATTCATTTTTGACGTGGTCGTAAAAATAACTACCGCCAgctgagcagacaaattgaataacgcgcgttagcacGTTATGACAATTTATCTGCTCAAATAACGACAGTTATTGTCATGATGACGTCAAAAACGAATCATTTATGTTATctctactacatgtactataatgAAATAATGGACTCGAATTTTTGacctttaataccgataaatcgaaAGAGTActgtttttgttatatatattataaacatcattggtacttgaagattatcggttttttttatatttttttctcaatcaagctttgcttattaataatcaacgaactGTCCTTAAATATTCCGGATATAATCTccatttttttggattttacaatcttgcgcatgcgcattacattcacgctaagtTACGGGAGGCTCTATACTaaatgtttccacaatatcacatttgcatggataaactgagatatgataatacaaatacgtgtaaattttcattggaaatttgctttatattctgtgcatcaaagaaaataagggagataactctaacacagtgcattaacaatgaaaaatcccgagaatTCAAAATGTCAACATATGGTGTGTAATTTGAAGCGAGTAAATACGTTGGTGAATTGGTGAAAAAGTGAAACAATTCttcaataatatgaattaaatttttagatgataGGTGTTTACAGCCCCAAAATCGTTTGTTATGAACAATTcgattgttatttttaatgcaacTTCATTGAATTTCTTCATAGTGTTTCGGAGCTATTCTTctattttctgctacattacgggtatatgtcGAAATTTGACGGAAAAGACCGAGCGATGTTCCAGACTGGGGAGTCGTTTTAACTGTGGttaaggcctgtcccgagacacaattcaattattctaactaagcagagtgtagtgaattAATAGCATTAGTGTAGGCTTAAatcttggttatgtaaatgtcaaccaTACGTTGACAATGCGTCGTTGtatctattttgaaaatgtccgatatcatatacaatgtcaacctgtgcacgcacgggtcaaag
This portion of the Magallana gigas chromosome 7, xbMagGiga1.1, whole genome shotgun sequence genome encodes:
- the LOC105321819 gene encoding uncharacterized protein, whose product is MDSPNESEHESVAIIDFLKSRGLNKDSLHKIKDEKIDFATFIDLSDEQLKTIIPVTLGDLHATKRFCSDALKKNQKARCTSLIKKWKRKTKAAMKLKTDKSDSTTGSDDDGQPDRRRIKLVGNQNASKMERKLELGWFDYDFKSMEYHQVKTLIKGGGTRGVSALKTWKPKDILEHGKKIFFPKGVSKRGKLSDFNFELRDFSAQAIPSESTVGDMYESTDVKMLRYYIFTKRKADQCYDSDEMHLPKLKSSKNLKAKNRVYSDDEDSLPELELSARKLQTSDEGKSPNSPGFELTKGKTTPTLRIFHTVEEKHLYSLPDLEIPVENTTPPPGKPQSNVERHLQKSDTSAVFGPDGPSTSTTYMIVDKDVNFRLTDENANVVTVNNPSELVSFYIGNYGSEDITLPLDFAIENIGEDLAISSYTSVSTARKVRFHQGNTYQELIDHYKNKDFSIDVDENLCKIERVLPNGETEKGEGIGLLRDIFTEFWDGFYSKCNGHDVKIPVLRHNMGEEEWKSVGRIIVEGYALMDYFPIKLAKPLFEDALFGESRADLIEEYLHTVSPVEQTVLRSAMDSFKDVDFEELCDILSSHDCLKLPTSENIRGIIKEISHKEILQEPKFVIECWKPVFQTALHITSSKLDEIYDKKSPQ